In Centroberyx gerrardi isolate f3 chromosome 14, fCenGer3.hap1.cur.20231027, whole genome shotgun sequence, the genomic stretch ACAGCCAGCTGCAATATCAAATCGGGACTCAGAAATGTCAATAGAAAGTCACTTTACTAGATCAGTTAACTAAACATAGTGGGAACAATCGGGTTTGCCCTAAACTGTCCTAATCAACAAGAGACTTGGTGCTGTGTgctctgtccatggtgttgaattTGGTTACACTTCCTTCCCAACCTTATCCCTATCCCTGAATATAGCTCATACTCCATTTCTGGATACATTATTTAAAAGCAACGGCTCAGATCAGTgattttgttcagttttgtaTGTATTCTGCTTATATCTAGTATCTGAGGGTGAAACCTCTTACTATTATTTATGAGCAACGTAAAAACACTATTTATCCCTTCTAAGGACAAACACTTATTGACCTGCCCACACAAAATATACTAAGTCCATCCGTTATTTCCTCCCGTTCTGCAGCAGGCCAGTGTTTCCAGACATTTGCTCTGAGAGCttcaacagagaaaacagacagtGCCCACTGCTGGCCGGTATCAAATCTTCAATCACAAATTATGAAGGTCAGACTTACAAGAAAAAGACAGTGTGATGCATCAACTGTGAATGTGCTTAAAGAAAGCTGATGAAAATTGCATACATAAAAAACACCAGGTGTTAAAAGCATGAATCACCAAAGGCTTCGCTCTCCTTTGCTGCCTGAGCTAATCTTAGGATGGTACATACACCATCTCTCCAATGTACAAATACACTAATGAAGGTACAacagacaattttttttttttccgtttcaTAGAGTGCGTCCTAGTCAGTAAGCCCAGTTCACCCAAACAGAGGTTACTTTTGCTACAGGCACAGACTGAGGGAAGTCCCAGAACACcagataaacaaaacaaaactcatcATTAGGCTCGGCCCCTTTCAGACCCAATTCACTCTGTTATCTAAGCAACGCCAACTAAGCAACCCCAACTGATACACAGAACACACTATGAGAGTGTGCACAACAGAACTAAAAAATGGGCTGCAGTCTCCACACTGAGCTTGTCAGTGTGCACTGTATTTACAGCatgaggatgggggggggacTTCAGTCCTATCCTAGCCAGGGTTAGGAAAGTAACCCTAATAATAATGACCATCATTTTGGACTAGCTGGTATGTCAGGTTCTGAACCACTGTAGTAGGTTGTAGTCCCTCTGCCCGGCACTGGCTGGATGCTGAGGCAGCTCCGCTCAGGGATGTAATGGGATACTGCAGCACTAGAGAACCGTGTGCACAGAAACTTGCCTAGAAGCATCAGGGAGTCCCGCACTaaccttccccctccctccccctcccttcctctccctctctcctttcccgtCAAGTCTTGataatgtaaaagaaaaaaaaaaaaaaagtgcaattaatgaaaatataaatccCTATGTAGCTATCATATATGGAATTACATATGGGAAActgaggaggtgggggggatAACCCACCGCAAAGACACTGacaaaggggggaaaaaaagaacttCAAAAGTGTAAAAAGCCACCGTGCCTATAATAGTAGGAGGAGAATGTAGCTGCTTACCTTGAGTGCAGGTTGCTCTCCCCTGGACACCGGGCTCTTCCCCTTCTCCACAGGCTCCGAGACACtttgagatagagagaaaaataatcAATCTCCTCTTACTTTCTCTTATTTCCAGTTTTAGCATGAACAAGTCAGGACTCTTAACACAGCCCTCTAGACACACCTTTACTCTGCCTTCCTGTAAACCTtgccacgtacacacacacagacacacattcaaatgCACCCCAACACTGGAGTACCCAAATTGATAAAGATCTGCTCAGGGGAGGGATAAaaactacacacactcacacactgcagttttttttttcccttcttcttcttgcccACTCGCTCTGCTGCTTTTTTCCTGCTGTCTTTGCCTGCACTGCCTTCTCATTGGCTAAGCTGCTCTTCAATAACATAAGCTCTCTGCTTTAATTGGAAGGGGGGCAGTTATGTGGTGCATCAGAACCCCTCCCGCCCagctcatctttttttttttcctttttttcaaatttttcccTAAGTGCCTGTGGAGAAGAATGCTGAGCTCTGCAATTTCATACGCAGCGAGCAAAAAAAAGGaatggaggacagagggagggggagcatgtaggagaaaagaggaagagagagtgagaatggGGGAGAGCCTTAGGAGGCAAATCAGTGGACTGCAGCAGGACAAGCAGAAACTGCACGGGAACAAAGAGGGGGACTGCATGGTGGAACAAAGGTGGGGCGAGGGCAGATTTGAACCACGGTGCAGCGACTGCAGGACGGACCGATGCAGCACGGAGAGGTGTGACAGCAGGTCAGATAAAAGGGAGATTTCCCTGCGCTCACTGCAGAGCAGCTAGGTGGCTCTGCTGCAGTGTGGAGTCTAATTGCCAAGCAGGAAGGGggatgggaagagaggaggaggaggaggaggaggaggaggaagaggaggcgggggGTTGGTTGCAGTGATGCCGAAGTACAGTCTTCCAGGCAGCCAGGAATACGGAGGGAAATGGGCAGGCAGCCGCAGTGTACACAGCAGCTAATGCCTTCTCCTCATGAATTATTGAAGGTGCCCCAAAGGGAAGGCATGGGTAGTGGGCGGGCCAGAGGCGGCAGACTACTGAGCTCGCTGTTCAGACCGTCTCCCTGCTTCCTAGGTTTATGATAATTACTAACATCTGAAGTACAtgattgaattgtaattcctttCCTTGGTTTGTTCAAGTACACTCATTTATAAGGATGCATtgaatgaaatacaataaaGATTGTGTACATGTGGCTCTCTGTGATCGACTCCAGTTTCATATTGACTTATGTGTTAAAAGGCTTTCCCATCCTGGAGAAAATGAATTTGTGGGTTTGACTTTGTGGTGTCAGGTTCCCCGCCCCTCTTACATCTGGTACCTCCATTGTCTCTCAGCTGCATTAAAGTACAATACGCTGGGAGATCAATAATAGATCATACAATACCACAGCCATCTGCAGCGGTTACAATGGGTACTCCAGAAGTTATATGATGCCCATATAGAAATGCAAATATACTGTTTGCACAACCAACATCATAATTGCCTGGTGGATGAATAGGCAAACAAAGAGACACCCGATATTTCAAGTACATTTTCCAGTGTAAAATACATTAAGCCATGTTAAACAGTAAGAACTGTATGTCAGACAGGTGAACAAATCTCAGAAACATTTGAAGAGATACTGAGGTCATTAAACCAGATTAGCATGTTTAGGAAACAATAATTAGGCAGCAATATTCATCAGTAATGAGTCAATTACCCAACCCCCACTCTGACTAATAATAGAAAACTAGTAATGTCAGGGGTGACCTGCTGCAGATACAAATAATAGATGGCCAGTAGAATTAGGTTATATTTCCTCATCTACTTTCACAAGAGTACAAAAGTCCAGGTGActgatgtgcaaaatgtatttatttcaatttaatCCATAACATAACATTGTTTGTATAACAAAACCATAAAGTCTGGGATCATACAGTAGGAATACAGAGGAAAGATGGATAACAACTTATCCTTGCATAGTGAATATTAATCAACGTAGTGAACATCTCTATCATCTGCGCAGGTGCTCCTTCATCACTGTGGTCTCCTCTTTCTCAGGAAGGCTATAGACTGTGATGGAGATATCAGTGCGTCTGAAAACCTCTTCCAGTATCTCAGACACTGTCTCCCACTTTAGTCCATCAAGGCCGCAGCCAATGCTGTCAGAttagagagacaaaaacatactgTTGAATTACAACACCAATATATCCCATTATTTAATTATATAGATATGTTAAATTAATTTCCTTGAGCCAATGAGCAGTGAGTTTTGAGGTTCTCTCATGAACCAGGTTTGACAAACTACCTCTTAATCATTTTAAATTACACATACCGAGGCATTGATATCCTCCTTACTCCATTCATCACACAGTGTGACTTCATGTCCTCCAAGCTCTGTTCAAGGCTTTCATAAGTGGGTCTTTGGCTGGCCTTTTTCTTTGTGATCTGCAATAAAGTAGGAATGCAACAATAATGACCACAACAATAGCTTCTAAAATAATTTGCTTAATTTTCCTAGGGGTCTTGTCCTGTGTTGATTGTATATCTTTACCAGATAGTACACAAaacgtctgtctctcttcagtaCAGCACACTGTCCCACCATCTTTTCTGTttggatacaaaaaaaaaacaatatccaCATATCTCAGTCCAAGCTACGAGTATTGTGATTCTTAATAGGCTTCTTCTAAAAACATAACCACTTGAATGATCCCCCAGGAGTCAACCCAAAAAAAGACATCTTCACTCCTGATGAATGTTTTATGAAGGGCTGACTCACTCTGCTCCTTCAACTCCTCCACTCCCCTGAACGTCTTCTTGAACATCACTGCGATGCCTGCCCCCATGCGGCAGTCCTCACTGATACAGTGGGCCAAAGCCTCATCCTGAGGGCAGGAGAACAGGTCCCCGCTGACATACTGCACGCTCCAGCTGTCTTCTGCACACTGGCCAGGAGGGGGCAGCATTACGCCGTGTGACATAACAAGGAAAATAGTATCCTTTACATGCGCTGTTTCCGCTAGTGCTAAACGAAGATAAAATTAAAAGAAAGTAGGGCACAAAAGGGTCTTGTTAGTGTTAAATGTACGCTTTACCTCGGCTGTATCACAGCTGAGTGGCTTTTCAAGTTCAGCTGACATTAACATTGGTGGCACAGAGCACTTGTACAGTCAGTAGATGCGGCGGGAAGAGTCGTGCACACCTTAAAACAGTATGGGTTTATCTGTATTCAGCCGTCGCAGCAACACCATATTAACTACTTTATCATGAAAGAATATAACTTACTGGCTGTTACAACTTACAAACAGCTGACTGTCACTGGAGGTGGCGAATTAAGTTTAGTTTCGCCTGACACGCTAGTCATCAGTCGGAAAGACAGTACACGCCCACCAAAACGTCTTCTTcgtcttctccttcttcttcttcgtctctTGGTTAGTGGCGGACCGCAGCCAACAGAGGTGCATGCCGCCACCTACTGTACCGGAGTGTGTAGGATCATGACTATACCTACTTCTATTTATTGACCTATATTCTATCCCCATACCCCATAGAAAGTCAAAAAGCCCCCTACTCCATTCCCATACCTTGTCGCCCTTTCCTAGACCCCAGTGCAAATTCCATTCCCGTCCAATCTCTTATCTAGTCATAGAATGTTTCTCTATCTACGTCATATTTCCTAAATTTCAATGCTTTACATCTTCTGGAGCATTACATTTGTTAAAAATATGATGTAATTTGTATCAAGATTCTTTTGGAAGTAGTGTCTTTGTATTCCATAATTCTATAATTACATATGCCTACCAGAATAGATCAGATTCCcattaaataaaatacacactATTAAATTAAATTGGACACGCTGTCATGACAAGTCACAGACAAGCTCATGGATCAcatgacacccccccccacacacacacacacacacacacacacacacacccccacatacacacacacacacacacacacacacacacacacacaaatacgtacacacccacacacacacccatcccccACACGGAGACATTGAAATAAACTCAAAAGAGCACAAATGTTCCataaatcttatttttaatAAAGGCTAGATACAATCTTACCAAATGGGATCCATGGTCCAAGCATCCAAGTAAATCCAATCCATTTAGGCGTATCCAATTCTTTGGTGTTTACTTATGGGagcattttaatacatttattttgatgctcattgctcaaaaacacaaaacaagaaagaaatgtGCCTTATGCAGCATCTACAAAATGTAGAACAGACCTATAAGGCCATAGGCAGTCACAGTGCAGCCAGTGTAAGAACGCCCAAACTAAATGTTACTGTAGCTCCATCGTCTATTTGCAAATGCAATACATTAATGTGGGActtgaaacaaaatgaatgaatagataGCCTCATTGCAAGcataaaataatagaaaaaagcaAACTTTCCTGTTGTCACATATTGTAATCTTATACAACAGCAATACAATGCCAAAAATGATGACTGCATTCTTTTTATAAACTGCAAGGGGTACAAAATCAAGACATCAGTCACACACAGGACGTGTGTACGTGACAGAACGACAGTCCATGCTCCAGCCTTAGAAGTCACCGCCGCGTCTTCGATCGCCCATCCAGTCCCCAGGATTGACATCCATCTGCAACATCTTCATCACCCACTTGTCCCTCCGTGCCCCGTCAATGAACTCATCCAGCGAGAGCTCGCctaggaggggagggagagccAGAGTCATTCTCTCAACAGCCGCCTTTTACATGCCTTTTCTCCACAATTCTGATATAAGACCATAATACAGTTAATACCCACCTACTCATCCAACTACATCCACACAGGCAGGCACATATACACAAGCATGAACGTACACACACCTGCACGTGCATCAACACCCCACACAGCCATAACAGCATCCTTACACAGGCCTTTTAAATCACCCAAGCAGCATTTTAAGCTGTCACATTACTGGTACAAACACTCACCATCTCCATTTTCGTCCACCAGTTCAAATATCCGGTCAACCACTTGGTCTGGAGTCAGCAGATTGCATTCTTCATCCAGCTCTCCATGGCAGGCTTTCTTCAGCCGATAAATAGACTGAGTGACAGGAAAGGACATTTCATTTTACGTCATTATCGTCCGTTGATCTATCCTGGAAATGTTTTATAAGAAAGATTTAAAAAGTTATACAGATCAAGAATTCTATTATTGTAAAATAGTAAATATTACCTCCACAATTTCAAGAAGCTCTGTTTTGTCAATGCATCCACTTCCGTCTTTGTCATACATTTTGAATGTCCATTTGAGTTTATGTTCCAATTTTCCCCTCAAGACCAAGTTCAAGGCTGCCACGTACTCCAGAAAATCAATTGTGTTGTCCTGTGTGCATgtagaaaataaatatgaaGTTTCATTTTGAGAGTCATTTTGAAACAGTTAATAAACACAGTTTCTACATTTGGTAAATTTATCAAAATGTCTTGTATTGTAATGTAGATACAAACAAAATAGAACAATAAATAGTATATCCCCACATTATGGATAGTAAGCCCACTTATCACAAAACACTTCTAATTAACTACTTTCCTATTATTGTAGCAAGTTTAGCAGTGTCAATACTAAAATGAGGCAAATTGCTATGACTAAGGCATAGTTATACTTCCATACATACAGAAGTTTGTACTTACTCCATTCTTGTCGAAGGCTCGAAACATGTTTTCAATGTAATCTGCAGCCTCCTTGTTATCAGTGACGCCAAAAAAGCTCTTGAACTCGTGCATGAAGAGAGTTCCACTTGGGCATTCCACCACAAATTTTTTGTACCATTCCTGCAGCTCTGCGACATCGATTTCCTTGTCTGGGTCACTATCCTCGCTCAGACGCTGACCCATTCTGGAAATATTCCCGCCAAAACTGTTTGGTTGCGATTGAAATTGTCTCTCACATTACACAAAGCTGtaactctctgtttctcttggtcttttttttttttttttcttaagctGCCCTCTATACTGGACAATCCATTCATGCGTTACTTCTCTGTTACCTATTACTGGAACTAAATTGATACAAATCAATCTCCAATCCccaaaataataacaaagcCAATACAAGGTGAATTGATATTAGGCTCTCTAGTGTGGTAGTTCCCTACTAAAAGCGAGGATAAGACAAAGGCTGTTATGGATCACATGATTTAGGGATTAGAAATAGACTTGTCTAAATCAATTAGTTCAGAGAGATCATGAGAGGATTTTCCTCTTCCCATGCCTCCTACCCATCCTAAACAAAGTTCAAATTCTGCAAAGCACATCTGTTAGCTTTGTAGAAACACACTCAATACTGGGTTTTGAGCAGCTGTATGGTATGACGGCCCTTTGATTTGTTAACACTGTAATTACAAtgttatatgaatatatatttgCATAAGATGACACAAAGCATTATTGCCTTTGTGTGAAGGTAAAGCATGTCAAACTGAACGTAACATATACCATAGTGAAGTCAAATGTGAAATGTGCACCAGCGATTTATGCATTGTAATTGAGAAATAGAACACAAACTTGAGCTTTTTAAGTGCAATCTGTCTGGTGAAAAGGAAAAGATTAACCAGACATGAGGTTCAGGTCATGCACACTATTACTTATGCTAACATCAAGCTTTACTAACTCAAATTGCAGGTAATATACCACACCTGCTCCACTAACCTAGTGAAATATAAACACATTCATGTCAACAACAGGGTCAGTTAAGCAATCCTCCCCAGCATGGGAAGCTCCTGATCAACCTGATGAATCACACAGGCCAAGCATTTAGTAATCCTGTAGGTGCCATGTTATTTATAGAACCTTTACTGCTAGCCTTTGTAAACATTATGTTCCTGCTCCAGTCATGTTGAGGCATACTGCAGATGTGTcgctttaaaaatcactaatgGAGTACATTAAATTACTTCTTATTCAGGTATTGGGCAATCGAGTTGATTAAGGCAGTTTGTTTTGCAAAGTTACTGTACACTTtttcttgaagaaaaaaatgtaataaaataaaaaataaaattgagtGTCTTGTTAGACACTGGCAGTCAGTGTTTACAGGTGAAAGCCTGGCCTGGCCCAGAAGCTTCCTGGTCCACGATATCTGCTGACAACAGGGATACGGATAAGTAATCTTAGGCTTTAAGTGTCAAGGCCATCAGATGACTCACTAAATGTTATCCTCACACGATTAAAATGATTCACACCTTCTGTTCTTATAAGAGATGTTGTGACTGAGACAGATAGTTTTCCTTTCTAAATTCCAATTTAAGTTATTTTCCATGCTTTGCTTACTTGGAGCAAAGTGTGGTGGAGTTTCTCTCTTGCATCCAGTGATGGTTAAGACTTGTGTCTCTGGACCGGCAGGTGCCCCTGCTCCACAGGAGatggggttcaattcccaccaGAACCTTCTCTTGTGCCTCCACTACTCTGTATCCCTGTCATTTTCCCTACTGCAATTTGTGATAAGCTGCGAGCAGCTTGGTGCTTGGGGAAGCCAGTGTGCATGAAGAATACGGTCATGCTAAATGGACTCACTCAAGATTAGGACCCAGGATCTCTGGCATGGCAAACTTACGCTTCACCAACCGAGCTAAACTCCAATCAGCCAATCAACTGACAGAGTGACTTATACGAGctgctagaaaaaaaaaatcttctcctGACTCAGCTGCTGTCATTATACTCCAAGTGTGTGAAGCATAAATGGATTTGTAACTAAAAGTTACAACTTTCTTGACATAAATTATGCATACAACGCTTCAAAATGTTAGCATTTATTGCTTTTCATGAATACTATGATGCAAGCTCA encodes the following:
- the guca1b gene encoding guanylyl cyclase-activating protein 2: MGQRLSEDSDPDKEIDVAELQEWYKKFVVECPSGTLFMHEFKSFFGVTDNKEAADYIENMFRAFDKNGDNTIDFLEYVAALNLVLRGKLEHKLKWTFKMYDKDGSGCIDKTELLEIVESIYRLKKACHGELDEECNLLTPDQVVDRIFELVDENGDGELSLDEFIDGARRDKWVMKMLQMDVNPGDWMGDRRRGGDF
- the oard1 gene encoding ADP-ribose glycohydrolase OARD1, producing the protein MSHGVMLPPPGQCAEDSWSVQYVSGDLFSCPQDEALAHCISEDCRMGAGIAVMFKKTFRGVEELKEQKKMVGQCAVLKRDRRFVYYLITKKKASQRPTYESLEQSLEDMKSHCVMNGVRRISMPRIGCGLDGLKWETVSEILEEVFRRTDISITVYSLPEKEETTVMKEHLRR